A single genomic interval of Tursiops truncatus isolate mTurTru1 chromosome 1, mTurTru1.mat.Y, whole genome shotgun sequence harbors:
- the LOC101332485 gene encoding LOW QUALITY PROTEIN: large ribosomal subunit protein uL13 (The sequence of the model RefSeq protein was modified relative to this genomic sequence to represent the inferred CDS: substituted 2 bases at 2 genomic stop codons), whose product MAEGQVLVLDGRGHLLGRLAAIVAKQVLLGRKVVVVRCEGINISGNFYRNKLKYLAFLCKRMNTNPSRGPYHFRAPSRIFWRTVQGMLPLKIKXGQAALDCPKVFDGIPPPYDKEKWMVVPATLKVVRLKPTRKFAYLGCLAHEAGWKYQVVMATLEKRKEKAKIHXRKKKQLMRLRVRLLI is encoded by the coding sequence ATGGCGgaggggcaggtcctggttctcGATGGCCGAGGCCATCTCCTGGGCCGCCTGGCGGCCATCGTGGCTAAGCAGGTGCTTCTGGGTCGAAAGGTGGTGGTTGTGCGCTGTGAGGGCATCAATATTTCTGGCAATTTCTATAGAAACAAGTTGAAGTACCTGGCATTCCTCTGCAAGCGGATGAACACCAACCCCTCCCGTGGCCCCTACCACTTCCGAGCCCCCAGCCGCATCTTCTGGCGGACAGTGCAAGGCATGCTGCCCCTCAAGATCAAGTGAGGCCAGGCCGCTCTGGACTGCCCCAAGGTGTTTGATGGGATCCCGCCACCCTATGACAAGGAAAAGTGGATGGTGGTCCCTGCCACCCTCAAGGTTGTTCGTCTGAAGCCTACACGGAAGTTTGCCTACCTAGGGTGCCTGGCTCATGAGGCTGGCTGGAAGTACCAGGTAGTAATGGCTACActtgagaagagaaaggagaaggccaAGATCCACTAGCGGAAAAAGAAGCAGCTCATGAGGTTACGGGTCAGGCTTCTAATATAG